The nucleotide sequence AACTTCCTacctctgtgccttagttttcctcatctgcaaaatgggtgtaATTGTAACAGCACCAACCTCGTATGGTTTTGTGAAGATTATGTCGGTCAACATATTTAAAAGCCCTGAGACCAGGGTCACACAGTGAGCATTCAaaagattcattcatttagtaaatatttattgaaacctTAGTGTGTGCCAGGAATTGGGTTTGCAGCTGGAGGTACAATAGTGAACCAGACAGCTAGCTATTTTCACTCCCAGAGTCACAAGTTAGAATGAagcagaacccaggtctcctaatcCAAACCTCACATTGATTACTAAGTTAACAGCATCTTTTGTGGTCAAGaaggcccccccccccaccaaagtACATGAAGGGGGTCTGGCTCAGGCTTCCTTATTAACAGAATGAACAGGAAACCACAGCCCCAAGTAGGGATTAGGGGATTGGGCTGTGATCAGCAGGTCCTGGCTAATTGTTCTCCATGGTCTTCTGGATCCAGTCCACATATTTGCAGACCTTTGTGTAAACACCAGGCTTTTTGGAGACAGCACATGGATCCTGGCCCCAGGAGATGATGCCTTGAAGAGACCCGTTACAGACCAGAGGGCCCCCAGAGTCACCCTggagatggagaaaagagaaacagttaGAGAGGAGGCGAGAGGGGAAAAGGTTCATGGTCTTCGAGAGGAGGTGGGGATGGTGTTGGAAGAGAGGTGGAGATTGCAGATGAGATTGGCTGTGGGATTGAGGATGAGGTTAGAGTTATGGGTGAGAACAAAGATAGGATAGAAAACTGACTGGagtgggggggcttccctggtggtccagtggataagaatcggccttccagtgtaggggacgtgggttcaatctctggtcaggaaactaaaatcccacacgcAATTAAGCCTGCagtccacaactagagaaagaatgaTCTGTGGATGGTTGGGGTTGGAaataggggtggggatgggagtagAGCTGGAGATTGTGTTTAGGTGAGAAATGGGAACCAGGAGTGGAGCGGGATTGGGGGGTTGCCGGGGAAAGTTGGGGAATGAGGTTCTGGTTGCTGATGAAGATGCAACTGAGGTGGGAGTTGGAAATGGAAATGTGGTCAGagacccaggccctgccctctgaCCTGGCAGGAGTCCTTGCCCTCTTTGCGGACACTGGCACACACCATGGTGTCCGTGATGTTGCCAGGGTAGGCGTCCTCACACTCCCTGTGCTTGATGATGGTGACGTTGGCGCATCGCAAGGTATGGGGCAGGTGCACTGTAGAGACGACATGAAGGGGCAGAGAGAATGAGAACccctggtccccttctcctctctgcaGGGCTGCCTCTAACCCCAGGAGAGAACCAAGGCCCTTTCTCTGCACCCAGCTCCCATCCTTCTTGCTTGCAGCCAACTCACCTCTCTGCTTGTAGCGACAGTAACAGTAATGCCATTAAGTAAAATTCTTTATGCCAGTTGCTCTATAAACATTATCTCTTATCTAGACCTAGAAGGTGGGTGTGATTATTCTCATCTTATAGAGAAGCCACTTGCCTAAGGACCTACAGCTCTGCAGGTCATAAATCTGAAACTGTACATCCGATCTGCTGAATCCAGGCCCCAAACATTTGTCTCTGCCCTCCCCAGCCCTACTTTTCCACTCTTCCTTTCGGCTTATACCACTATTGACACCCCcaggtcactgcctcctgtattaCTGCAAGTTCTCGCCTTTGAAGGTTCCTCTGGCTCCCACTGTCCTTCCGCAATCGTAACCACCgtgcccccccccccactccccatCACATTCCCCTCTGGAGCCCCTACACTGGGGGCTGGACATGGTGCCCCAGCCGGAAATGAGGCAGTTGGCACCAGCAGGCACACAGCGCGGTGACACGGTGAGGGGTCGCACAGCCCAGGTGAGGTGGGCCGGGGTCACCATCTTCACCAGCATGATGTCGTTGCGGTGGTCTTTGTTGGGGAGGCTGTTGTTGAAGTCTGGGTGGGGGAAGGACTTGGTGGCAGTTCGCGTCTGCTCACAGCCATCCTGCCGCCCGAGGCTGTGCGCTCCCAGGTGAACCACATATCGGCTGAAGTGGGAGACACGCCTCGGTCAGAgatggaaggggagggagacacaggagatggagagaggcgtggtggggagggggagagacgAAAAGAATGAGGAAGCGCGGCTCCATCTCCAACCTCGTCCCCATCGCCCACCACGACCTTATCCTCAACACAACATCCGGCCCCGAGCCCAGCGCCATCCCGGCTTCCGAAGTCCTTcatcctcctaccttcagtctcaGCCCATCCCACCGTCGATCCCTAAACGCACCGTCCCCACCGATCCCTAAATGCACCGTCCCCACCCGAGGCCCTCTCCACCCGTCTCTCCATCTCCAGCCGTCTCccctcccggccccgccccggcccccgcACCCACGGCTTGCGGCAGTGGGCTGCTGTCAGAAGCCATCTGGGGGCGATGAGCGTGGCCCCGCAGAGCAGCCTCGTCTTCTGGAACAGAGCCGCCTGCCAGGGCTGAGAATGAGGGGGGCACTCGTAGCCTTTGATGATTCTGGTCTCTCCCCCAACGTGCCCTAGAAGAGGGTGGAGAAGCCAAAGAGGGGGCCCAGGCGTGAGAGGACTCCCAGAAATGGGGGGAAGAGGATCATAATCCTGGAGGACGCACTGTATGGACAGGCTGGGTATTAGATGGAATCCTTCCATACCAGTAACCCCTCCTCTGGGACGCTCTTTGCCCTCTCCTTATTCTAGCTCTAAAGGGAATACACCTTTAGGTGGCAGGGGGCATCCAGGACTTGTTATGGC is from Bos indicus isolate NIAB-ARS_2022 breed Sahiwal x Tharparkar chromosome 18, NIAB-ARS_B.indTharparkar_mat_pri_1.0, whole genome shotgun sequence and encodes:
- the KLK11 gene encoding kallikrein-11 isoform X2 gives rise to the protein MMTLQLIMFALVTGHVGGETRIIKGYECPPHSQPWQAALFQKTRLLCGATLIAPRWLLTAAHCRKPRYVVHLGAHSLGRQDGCEQTRTATKSFPHPDFNNSLPNKDHRNDIMLVKMVTPAHLTWAVRPLTVSPRCVPAGANCLISGWGTMSSPQLHLPHTLRCANVTIIKHRECEDAYPGNITDTMVCASVRKEGKDSCQGDSGGPLVCNGSLQGIISWGQDPCAVSKKPGVYTKVCKYVDWIQKTMENN
- the KLK11 gene encoding kallikrein-11 isoform X1, coding for MEGFHLIPSLSIQCVLQDYDPLPPISGSPLTPGPPLWLLHPLLGHVGGETRIIKGYECPPHSQPWQAALFQKTRLLCGATLIAPRWLLTAAHCRKPRYVVHLGAHSLGRQDGCEQTRTATKSFPHPDFNNSLPNKDHRNDIMLVKMVTPAHLTWAVRPLTVSPRCVPAGANCLISGWGTMSSPQLHLPHTLRCANVTIIKHRECEDAYPGNITDTMVCASVRKEGKDSCQGDSGGPLVCNGSLQGIISWGQDPCAVSKKPGVYTKVCKYVDWIQKTMENN